ACCCTCCCGGACTTGTGTTAGTAGGAGTATCCCGATTATGTCTGTGGGACCAGTCAATCAGCCGGATGTCGATATTGATCTGGGGCGTCTTTTCAAGGCGGTCTGGGAGCGCAAGTTGCTTGTTGCGGGGCTCACAGCCGCGGCTGCGGGATTGGCTTTCATCATCACCGGGATGATCAATCCGCTCTACAAGTCGGAAGCCCGGCTGCTGATTGAAACCCGAGAGCCTGTTTACAGCAGTGACCAGAACCGGACCGGCAGTGATGCGGCGATGCTCGACGAGCGCGCGGTCACCAGTCAGGTGGAGATCCTCAGATCGACCGACCTGGTCAAGCAGGTAGCGCGCGAGCTCGACCTTTCCTCGCGGGAAGAATTCGATTCCGCTGCCAATACCTCTGCAATCGGCAATCTGCTGGTGCTGGTCGGGATGAAGAAGGATCCGCTTCTGGTACCTGCCGATGAGCGGGTTCTCAAGGAATTCTACAAGAAGCTCGAGGTCTACGCTGTCCCCGGATCACGGGTCATTGCCATCGAGTTTTCCTCCGAAGATCCGGACATTGCCGCCCAGGTTCCCAATGCGTTGATTGATGCCTATCTCACTTCGCAATCCGGCGCCAAGCTTGAAAACAACACCGACGCCAGTGCCTGGCTGGAGCCGGAAATCACCAAGCTGCGGCAGAAAGTGCGTGAATCCGAGGAAAAGATCGCGCAATACCGGTCTGAAACGGGACTTCTGCTGGTCAACCAGCAGGACACCATCGCCGCCAAGCAACTGTCCGACATCTCCACCGAATTGAGCCGGGTTCGCGCCGAGCGCGCAGATTCCGAAGCACGCGCCCAGTCGGTTCGCAATGCCTTGAAATCCGGTCAATCTGTGGATGCCATTTCTGATGTGCTGGGTTCGGCGTTGGTCCAGCGCCTGCGCGAGAGCGAAGGCTCGGTCCGCGCACAATTGGCTGACCTTTCGACAACCCTGCTTGAAGCGCACCCGCGCATGAAGGGCTTGCGCGCGCAACTGGCTGATATCGAACGGCAGATCCTGGCTGAAATCCGCAAGGTGCTGTCGAGCCTCGAAAGCAATGCCAGGGTGGCCAAGATCCGCGAAGAGGAATTGACCGCACAGCTCAACGAACTCAAGGCCGGATCGGCGCGGGAGGGCGAGGAAGCTGTTGAATTGCGTTCGCTCGAGCGCGAAGCTGCTGCCCAGCGCGACCTGCTGGAAACCTACCTCGGTCGCTACCGGGAGGCTGCTTCGCGGACCGAGCCCAAGGCCCTGCCGGCCGACGCACGGGTGATTTCGCGCGCCGTCCCGGCTTCTGAATCTCATTACCCGAAGAAGGGACCGATTATCATTGTCGCCGCTTTTGCGACATTGCTGCTGTCGACCGTCGGCATCATGCTGGGCGAGCTGTTTTCCGGGCGAGCGCTGCGTCCGTCAACGCCCATGCTGCGCGATGAAGCCTACCAGGCCGAAGCCGAACCGGTGGTCGCGGCTGCGGTACCTGTGTCCCCGAATGCAGACATCGAAGCCGGTACTGCGGCCTTGCCGATCATCGCCAATGAGGCCGATGACTTCACCGTCGAAGCCGTTGCCGAGCAGCTTGTCACGGATCAGGTTTCCGTCGCCGTCTGCGTCTCGCCGGAAGGCGACGAAGGCTCGGCGACTTCGGTGATGCTGGCGCGCACGATTGCCGGTGAAGGCCTGCAGACCCTGCTGATTGACTTGACGGGATCTGCATGTCCGACCGAACTTATGGCCGAATCGTTACGGCTGCCGGGGCTCACCGACCTCATGTGTGGCGAGATCGCGATTGCCGATTCGATCCACCCGGACCGGTTGTCGTCTGCCCATATCATTCCGCGCGGCAACGCCAATGCGCGCCGCGCCATGCGGGCGATCGACCGCTTGCCAATGGTCATCGATGCGCTGACCGAGGCCTATGACATCGTTATTGTCGAATGCGGTGCAGCCGATGCGGCTGCCATCGCAAGGATTGCGCGCGCCGACACCGGCGAGATCGTGTTGTCGATCCTGCATGCGGATGAGGCGGCGGTGAAGACGCTGCTGGCCGACTTCCACGAACATGGCTTTGAGGATGTGTTGTTGATGACGCCGGGCGAACCGCTCAGCCCGTTGGGAAATCGCAGTTCGGCGGCCTGATCAGATGTCGACCGGCGCGCTCTGGCGGCGGACGACAAGGCCACGCAACCAGGCAGCAAACCGGTGTAACATCGGCGAAGTCTTGATCTTGCGTTTCAGGCGGATCATGCCGGTGATAGCCGGCGCCGCCAATCGCCCCTTGACGGTCAGCGGCACATGGCAATCCACCAGATCGGTCCGCACAGGACACCAGGAACGCTTGTAGAGCTGATCTCCGACACCGAAATCGAACACCTGCTCGCCGGCCACCGAAGCACGCTCGATCATGTGGTAGAACAGCAATTCGCCGACACTGGCATCGGGGGCAATTTCGTCGTTGATGGATCCGAACTGGCAGGTGACGTGCCGGTCCTTGATCGTCAGTCCGGCGACAGCGATGATCTCGCCCTTGTTGTCTCCGCCGGTCAGCTCGATGCCGTGCAGTTCCAGCGCCGGCCGGCCTCGCTGGTCTCGGGTCATGGCCAGTCGCGCCATGAAAGCGCGAACGCCAGGATCGGCAAACACGTTGGGCAGGCCTTGCGCGGCCAGGCGCACCGGCTTTTGCTTCAAAAACACTTCGAGCAACCTGAGCGCTTGCTCATCATCCTCGCCGATGATGTGGCGATAGCCGCCCAAGGCTTCCAGCCGTCGTTGCGACACCCGGAATTTCTTGCGCCGGCGCTTGCCATTGATTTGCGCCAGTACCGCGTTGAAATCGGTAAGCAAGGGAAGCTGGAAACTTGGATTTTGATGGAATACCCGCGGCAATTCGCTGAAAGGGGATTGGCTGGCTGCGTCAGGCGGCATCTTGTCAAACAGGACGATATCGGCGTCAAGCCCGGCGCGCGACAGCGCTGCGGCCAGTTCGCCCGGTGCAATATCGGCGCGTGCGCCGGTCAAGCTCTCGGGTAGCAAACCGGTATTGGCGTTGGAAAAAGCAGTTCCGGCAAACCGCGCCACTTTCAATCCGCGGCGGTGGACAATTTCCAGCGGCAGAATAGCCAGCGGTTGGCCTTCCAGTTCCAGTGTGACGATCGAAAGCGTTGTTCCGGTCCCACCGACCCAGGCTTCCACCCATGCGCGGCTTTGATGAAATGTCGCCGCGGGGTTGGCCTCAAGCTGTTGCCATAGCCGGCCAGCGCCGGTCACGTCATGGCAGACAAAGGCGGAAAGTCGCGGACGCCGGGAGACGACCGCGGCTCTGGCGATCGGTGTTGCGGTGATGTCGTGCGCATTTGCCATTGTTTGAACGCTCGCGGGGTTTGTTCTTCCTTGCGCGCAAGCATGGTCCTCAGGCCTCAAAATTCCGGTAAACACGCAAGCACGGCACCGGAAACTAAGCCTCAGGGCTAACAATGGGTTAACGGCGCTCTGTCCGGGGCGGCTTGCGCACTGCTGCGGTTGTCACGATTGCCGGTGCTTGGGCGGCCGTTCCATCCAGCGGATCACGAACATGGCCGGTACGATCCACAGGATGCCGGTGAACAGGAAATAGAGCATGTGCACATACCAGGCCGATTCGGCCAGCCGGTAGCTGGCGATGGTGGTGGCGATCAGCGCGTACAGCACCACCAGCGCCACAATGATGACGGTTCCTATGAGTTTCTTCAGGCGAACAGGCATGATCTGGTCTTCCATGGTGTCGGCTGCAGGGTGCGACCTGCTGCTGGCGTCTACCCCGGACATAGCGGCTTTGACGCTGAACGCAAGGGTGGTCGGATGCCTGCGGCTCGCCGCGACCGCATGCCGCAAAGGCTTCGGCCTTGCCTTGCAGGGCCCGGTGGGGCACATGTCCGGTAGATCCAAGGAAAGACACCGCCGATGACCACGAGCTCCGTTTCCATGCCATCATCTCAGCCACCATTTGACGCTTCAACGGCGCCAAACGTGATCGCGGCGGAGCAGCGTATCGAGCGCAACCGGACCGCACAAAAGATCTGGCTCTGGACTGTGCTGGTGGCAATTTTCGCACTGATTCTGGTCGGTGGTGCCACCCGGTTGACCGATTCCGGCCTGTCGATCACCCAGTGGAAGCCGATCCATGGCGTCATTCCTCCCTTGAGCGAGGCCGATTGGCAGCAGGAACTTGAACTTTACCGTCAGATTCCCGAGTATCAGCTGATCAACAAGGGCATGAGCCTGGGCGAATTCAAGCAGATCTACTGGTGGGAGTGGGCGCACCGGTTTCTGGCGCGCGGCGTCGGCGTGCTGTTTGCCATTCCATTCGTGTTCTTTCTGGCCACCGGACGTGTCGAAAAGCGCCTGCGCTGGCCGCTGTTCGGCCTGCTGCTGCTGGGTGGGCTGCAAGGGGCTGTCGGCTGGTGGATGGTGGCTTCAGGCCTGGTCGACCGCGTCGACGTCAGTCAGTACCGGCTCGCCACCCATCTCACGCTCGCCTGCCTGATCTTCGCCGCCATTGTCTGGGTGATGCGCGGACTGGTGCCGCATTCGGATGATCCTGTGCCAAGCGTTGGGGTGAGGCGCGGGGCAGGGGTGATCAGTGTTCTGGTTCTGGTGCAGATCTATCTTGGCGGTCTGGTGGCCGGCCTTGATGCCGGTCTGGCATCCAGCACTTGGCCGTTGATGAACGGCGCCTTCGTGCCTGAAGGTCTGCTGGAATTGTCGCCCGCCTGGCACAATTTCTTCGAAAACCAGCTTACCGTGCAATTCGTTCACCGCTTGGGCGGCTACACGCTGTTTGCGTTGACGTTCTGGCACATGCTGGCCGCCATCGGCCGCGGGCGCGGCAGTACCCATGGCCGTCGCACCGTCATGCTGTTCGGCCT
This DNA window, taken from Hoeflea algicola, encodes the following:
- a CDS encoding GNAT family N-acetyltransferase codes for the protein MANAHDITATPIARAAVVSRRPRLSAFVCHDVTGAGRLWQQLEANPAATFHQSRAWVEAWVGGTGTTLSIVTLELEGQPLAILPLEIVHRRGLKVARFAGTAFSNANTGLLPESLTGARADIAPGELAAALSRAGLDADIVLFDKMPPDAASQSPFSELPRVFHQNPSFQLPLLTDFNAVLAQINGKRRRKKFRVSQRRLEALGGYRHIIGEDDEQALRLLEVFLKQKPVRLAAQGLPNVFADPGVRAFMARLAMTRDQRGRPALELHGIELTGGDNKGEIIAVAGLTIKDRHVTCQFGSINDEIAPDASVGELLFYHMIERASVAGEQVFDFGVGDQLYKRSWCPVRTDLVDCHVPLTVKGRLAAPAITGMIRLKRKIKTSPMLHRFAAWLRGLVVRRQSAPVDI
- a CDS encoding COX15/CtaA family protein — encoded protein: MTTSSVSMPSSQPPFDASTAPNVIAAEQRIERNRTAQKIWLWTVLVAIFALILVGGATRLTDSGLSITQWKPIHGVIPPLSEADWQQELELYRQIPEYQLINKGMSLGEFKQIYWWEWAHRFLARGVGVLFAIPFVFFLATGRVEKRLRWPLFGLLLLGGLQGAVGWWMVASGLVDRVDVSQYRLATHLTLACLIFAAIVWVMRGLVPHSDDPVPSVGVRRGAGVISVLVLVQIYLGGLVAGLDAGLASSTWPLMNGAFVPEGLLELSPAWHNFFENQLTVQFVHRLGGYTLFALTFWHMLAAIGRGRGSTHGRRTVMLFGLVTIQAVLGIVVILGQVPIGWALVHQGWAIVVLGFSVAHWRGFYGAYPMESGIRIGN
- a CDS encoding GumC family protein, giving the protein MSVGPVNQPDVDIDLGRLFKAVWERKLLVAGLTAAAAGLAFIITGMINPLYKSEARLLIETREPVYSSDQNRTGSDAAMLDERAVTSQVEILRSTDLVKQVARELDLSSREEFDSAANTSAIGNLLVLVGMKKDPLLVPADERVLKEFYKKLEVYAVPGSRVIAIEFSSEDPDIAAQVPNALIDAYLTSQSGAKLENNTDASAWLEPEITKLRQKVRESEEKIAQYRSETGLLLVNQQDTIAAKQLSDISTELSRVRAERADSEARAQSVRNALKSGQSVDAISDVLGSALVQRLRESEGSVRAQLADLSTTLLEAHPRMKGLRAQLADIERQILAEIRKVLSSLESNARVAKIREEELTAQLNELKAGSAREGEEAVELRSLEREAAAQRDLLETYLGRYREAASRTEPKALPADARVISRAVPASESHYPKKGPIIIVAAFATLLLSTVGIMLGELFSGRALRPSTPMLRDEAYQAEAEPVVAAAVPVSPNADIEAGTAALPIIANEADDFTVEAVAEQLVTDQVSVAVCVSPEGDEGSATSVMLARTIAGEGLQTLLIDLTGSACPTELMAESLRLPGLTDLMCGEIAIADSIHPDRLSSAHIIPRGNANARRAMRAIDRLPMVIDALTEAYDIVIVECGAADAAAIARIARADTGEIVLSILHADEAAVKTLLADFHEHGFEDVLLMTPGEPLSPLGNRSSAA
- a CDS encoding DUF2842 domain-containing protein gives rise to the protein MPVRLKKLIGTVIIVALVVLYALIATTIASYRLAESAWYVHMLYFLFTGILWIVPAMFVIRWMERPPKHRQS